Proteins encoded by one window of Terriglobales bacterium:
- a CDS encoding cold shock domain-containing protein, whose protein sequence is MREKGTVKWFNGAKGYGFIQRSTGEDVFVHYSAIQESGYRSLNEGEMVEFDLLKGPKGYQAANVSRV, encoded by the coding sequence GTGAGAGAAAAAGGCACGGTAAAGTGGTTCAATGGAGCCAAGGGTTATGGCTTCATCCAGCGCTCCACAGGAGAAGACGTTTTCGTCCACTATTCAGCCATCCAGGAATCGGGTTATCGGTCCTTGAATGAGGGTGAGATGGTGGAATTCGATCTGTTGAAAGGCCCCAAGGGCTACCAGGCAGCCAACGTTAGCCGCGTCTAA
- a CDS encoding TlpA disulfide reductase family protein, translating into MAALAAGMTAPEIHLPTLEGKKFSLHAALKKGPVIVVFFKISCPVCQFALPYIERIYRALKGKNATVIGVSQNTKQDTAAFIEEYGITFPIVLDERQHYPVSNAYGITNVPTAFYITPGGEIEISSVGWSRPDLEDMARKLADDLSTHKINVIRAGEDVPDFRTG; encoded by the coding sequence ATGGCTGCATTAGCAGCTGGAATGACCGCCCCTGAGATCCATTTGCCTACCTTGGAAGGTAAGAAGTTTTCATTGCACGCAGCTCTGAAGAAGGGCCCGGTGATCGTGGTCTTTTTCAAGATTTCCTGTCCAGTTTGTCAGTTTGCCCTGCCCTACATAGAACGAATCTATCGAGCCCTGAAAGGCAAGAACGCAACCGTGATCGGTGTATCGCAGAACACCAAGCAGGACACGGCCGCCTTTATCGAGGAGTACGGCATAACTTTCCCCATCGTGCTCGACGAGCGCCAGCATTATCCAGTTTCGAACGCCTACGGAATCACCAATGTCCCTACGGCGTTTTACATCACGCCAGGCGGCGAGATTGAAATTTCCAGTGTGGGCTGGTCGCGTCCTGACCTGGAAGACATGGCGCGAAAATTGGCGGATGATTTAAGTACTCATAAAATCAACGTGATCCGGGCAGGTGAAGATGTGCCCGACTTCCGCACAGGTTGA
- a CDS encoding matrixin family metalloprotease: MRLALNCTLAVLLLFPTMSSFAAQPSLTCPGNGSCASPQPDQWPTNSVNWNLNPDSSKGNIANGLNFRAVLTSAFATWSSAPNVAIQFTQGADCSTCSETNNPQNLNFICFACADAQDFTRDSETLGVTISTSQPGAGSFAQITNAFILFNPADCFTDINGGSCPNGASGNNQIPLQVVATHEIGHLLGLDHTAVVRSVMFVSASDITTLSYDDVAGASFLYPKSTPDVPTSSISGTVRLNGNAVFGAHVFADSTTASQPFSNFSSIRKTPIGAYTIPGGTYTIRGLPADSYTVTAEPVDLPVQDSDLGLHDAYGQAVQTNFTTRWH; encoded by the coding sequence ATGAGATTAGCCCTAAACTGCACTCTTGCCGTCCTGCTCCTGTTTCCTACGATGAGCAGCTTTGCAGCCCAGCCTAGCCTGACTTGTCCTGGGAATGGATCGTGTGCTTCCCCGCAACCGGATCAGTGGCCTACCAACAGTGTTAACTGGAACCTGAATCCGGATAGCTCCAAGGGTAATATCGCCAACGGGCTCAATTTTCGCGCAGTGTTGACGAGTGCCTTTGCCACCTGGTCGAGCGCGCCCAACGTCGCTATTCAATTTACTCAGGGCGCAGACTGCTCAACTTGCTCAGAAACCAATAACCCGCAGAACTTGAACTTCATCTGCTTTGCGTGCGCCGACGCCCAGGATTTCACCAGGGACTCTGAGACCCTGGGTGTCACCATCAGTACTTCGCAGCCCGGTGCCGGCAGCTTTGCTCAAATCACCAACGCCTTCATTCTGTTTAATCCCGCCGATTGCTTTACCGACATCAACGGGGGAAGCTGCCCGAATGGCGCGAGCGGCAATAACCAGATTCCGCTGCAAGTGGTAGCTACGCATGAAATCGGACACCTTCTTGGCTTGGACCACACCGCAGTTGTGCGCTCGGTGATGTTCGTTTCCGCCAGCGACATCACTACTCTCAGTTACGACGACGTAGCTGGCGCGTCGTTTCTGTATCCGAAATCAACTCCTGATGTACCCACCAGCTCAATCTCGGGCACGGTGCGCCTAAACGGGAACGCAGTATTCGGCGCCCATGTCTTTGCCGATTCAACCACAGCTTCTCAGCCGTTCAGCAATTTCAGCAGCATTCGCAAGACGCCCATCGGCGCTTACACGATCCCAGGAGGCACCTACACGATTCGGGGACTTCCCGCTGATAGCTACACCGTGACTGCGGAGCCGGTAGATTTGCCGGTGCAGGATTCAGATCTAGGCTTGCACGATGCCTATGGGCAGGCGGTACAGACAAACTTCACGACTCGTTGGCACTGA
- the mutY gene encoding A/G-specific adenine glycosylase — translation MVPPLLDNPIVLQQLRRKLLRWYYRHQRDLPWRRTSDPYRVWVSEIMLQQTRVAAVLEHYERFLRKFPTLASLASAKESAVLASWSGLGYYRRARNLHAAAKKMAAEFAGQIPRGITQLRELPGIGRYTAAAVASIAFQEPVAVVDGNVERVVKRLFADGAGSETKVWDAAEKLLSRRRPGDFNQAMMELGAEICLPREPRCRLCPLFAWCRARGTLPSLPAKEVRRRMELRCDLHSDCDRVYLVRRRSSTNLMPGMWELPVHPFAGNKSRPAALFKHSILSTDYRVLVFRCNGNAQGGRWIKQSQLAELPLTGLARKILRHFQLI, via the coding sequence ATGGTCCCTCCCCTGCTAGACAACCCTATTGTGCTCCAGCAATTGCGACGAAAATTGCTGCGCTGGTACTACCGCCACCAACGCGATCTCCCCTGGCGTCGCACCTCGGATCCTTATCGGGTATGGGTTTCCGAAATCATGCTTCAGCAGACGCGAGTGGCTGCGGTGTTGGAACACTATGAACGCTTCTTGAGAAAATTTCCGACGCTCGCGAGCCTGGCCTCGGCCAAAGAATCGGCTGTGCTCGCCAGTTGGAGCGGGCTGGGTTACTATCGGCGCGCCCGCAACCTGCACGCGGCTGCAAAGAAAATGGCCGCTGAATTCGCCGGACAAATCCCGAGGGGGATTACACAACTTCGAGAGCTACCTGGAATCGGGCGGTACACGGCAGCCGCCGTTGCCAGCATCGCCTTCCAGGAACCTGTGGCAGTGGTGGATGGCAACGTTGAAAGAGTGGTTAAGCGGTTGTTTGCTGATGGCGCTGGCAGCGAAACAAAAGTTTGGGATGCGGCTGAAAAATTACTAAGCCGCCGTCGTCCCGGGGACTTCAACCAGGCGATGATGGAACTCGGGGCCGAGATCTGTCTGCCACGCGAACCTCGATGCCGCCTTTGTCCGCTGTTCGCGTGGTGCCGGGCGCGTGGCACATTGCCGTCGCTGCCGGCAAAAGAAGTGCGCCGCCGGATGGAATTGCGCTGCGATCTTCACAGTGACTGCGATCGCGTGTATCTGGTGCGGCGCAGGAGCAGCACGAATCTCATGCCGGGGATGTGGGAACTGCCCGTGCACCCCTTTGCAGGAAACAAGAGCCGTCCCGCCGCGCTGTTCAAACATTCCATTCTGTCTACCGACTATCGAGTCCTTGTATTTCGCTGCAATGGAAATGCCCAAGGCGGAAGATGGATCAAGCAATCGCAGTTGGCGGAACTTCCCCTGACCGGCCTTGCACGGAAGATCTTGCGGCATTTTCAGCTCATTTAG
- a CDS encoding GvpL/GvpF family gas vesicle protein: MAWYAYCIAEQQAFLAGARARRPFPIEGLRGINDSQVLGYPSGEFAVVVSPYLAAGTLDQQAALDHARVVADCFRQTTVLPFRFGTVFETDEALRRAVRGNRKAFLESVQQLRGKSEMHLKVVVRDGSLRDLADTELPAAVGSAYLAHLRERAALQRDRQSKAKSLSVQVHKLFAPLAEEISCKKVDSGGLLIDIAHLIESNSIEKYHNRYASATKQLKNCELVMSGPWPPYHFMPGKKPRPA; this comes from the coding sequence ATGGCGTGGTACGCATATTGCATCGCAGAACAGCAGGCTTTCCTTGCCGGAGCACGCGCCCGGCGTCCCTTTCCCATCGAAGGTTTGCGAGGAATCAACGATTCACAGGTGTTAGGTTATCCCAGTGGGGAATTCGCAGTTGTGGTCAGCCCCTATCTGGCGGCCGGCACTCTGGACCAGCAAGCAGCCCTGGACCATGCCCGTGTAGTAGCCGACTGCTTCCGTCAAACTACAGTTCTGCCTTTCCGCTTTGGCACCGTCTTTGAGACGGATGAAGCGCTACGCCGCGCGGTTCGCGGCAATCGTAAGGCTTTCCTGGAGAGCGTGCAACAGCTCCGCGGCAAGTCGGAAATGCACCTGAAGGTGGTGGTGCGCGACGGCAGCCTGCGTGACCTGGCCGACACCGAGCTTCCTGCCGCCGTGGGAAGCGCGTATCTGGCTCATTTGCGGGAGCGTGCTGCCCTGCAACGTGACCGGCAGAGCAAGGCCAAGTCGCTTTCCGTGCAGGTGCACAAGCTGTTCGCTCCTCTGGCAGAAGAAATAAGCTGTAAGAAGGTCGACTCGGGAGGGCTCCTCATCGATATTGCGCACCTGATCGAGAGCAACTCCATCGAGAAGTATCACAACCGCTATGCCAGCGCGACCAAGCAATTGAAAAATTGCGAGCTGGTGATGAGCGGTCCCTGGCCGCCATATCATTTCATGCCGGGAAAGAAGCCTCGTCCCGCGTGA